The window ttatgttgccttcttcattgagggtagatgattgatgctagactattggcttgaatttaatgtagaatgtggatgtcggaatagtggcatgagattgaTAATGTTGGActcttttatatgatcttgattctcatagtaatgAGATATAAGTTTGTagtcgcgatattggtaggctatgacgaaagtggtatggttcatcaaaggctcggtgatatccatgttaagtgttagaaatctaagtttgagctttgaaggttgaaccgatagaaataagtgtgcaagcatcaTACTATGACAATTGGGGCTATCGAAATATATaatgtatctcagaaggtagtattagcagtgggctttCCACTTTCATGTGCGGTCTTTCGGGTTAAATTTCTATTTAATTATGTGTGTTGTTgtattccagaccccagagtgcgGTGAGTGTAGTTCAGCTTAGAGTCTAGTAATAAGGGATCTTTtgaacttaatatgatggcttaaagccaagggggagatgatagaacgaataaccaagtcaggctctcagattctagtagtgatgtcatgatgatatagaatgtcagaaagtgagggtgagacttaacccattcttatctcagtattttttagtgatCCCAATGCGTACTCAAGCTTTACGTTTCAGTTCCGTGATCATAGTTCGTGATTCCTGTATATGATAcagagtcacgtactcttccagttccaagataataAGTTCTAGctcattcaagtagtcggaatcacattccttatgttaggaactctagttgaggtcatgcaactcatgacgcatgtacttactctttatagtgtgctcaatCCTGTATAAAAATCTTCTCATGCTtcagggtcttatgttttaaccttttagtgaccctccctatgcaatcatagtggtgatgatgtaaatgttcttattgatggaagatcatagtacgtTTGTTTCGATAaagccataagtatgaagtaagatttggggccaatctttgatacatgtgatggttagtggaaaagtttgtgaGTATGTTTTAGGGTAGTGTGTGGGActtatattgacaatagtttagaaactatgtgaagtatgtatttatgggtggttgccttgaagtaaacatgtggttataaaataggcttgaatgacgttttgggattgtagtTGGAGGTCGCAATTTGCATTAAcaacttcatattaagagttcagagtagtcattgaagtggtaaggcatgttatgcttaggatgtgatctttaaaagagtTATAaaaggtggcatcatatggtttagaataatagcgtggtgtagcatgttgtatttttttgacttagagttaggcttgatcgggGTGTAAGGATTAAactattttagacattagtagaaaaatttgtcaatgctcatataagaattttaagctgaattgaatgaatatgatatttatagggaatagtatagttaagggatattcgagaagtgtactaagcttgaaagtaagaagttgtattgccaaaggtctagtaattctatcctaatttaggagttatatgtctatattccagactgcagagtagtgtcaatgttgtgatttcctcagtgggatgtcttgtgtaatccataccgaAGAAttgtggctccctattactgttagaacttctttagagagagcgttgaagagatactccagttaagtatgagggtccagcataattcagtctgtatagccagtaagccagtttagcagtcagattcacatgacttgttttctcgtcttttcatttattcatgctacCCGAAATCTCAAACATgatactattccaagatagaatatactagtaattgcgagtatagctcagttcatgcatcatgcattagattCAAATTCCAGAGGTACAATTATGAATCAAATCGTAGGTGCCGTGTGCATTGCCTCCGTtttccgagtatcttagtgaattgagcactCATAGAGGGACCTAgggtcccaagagggagataccccattcgGTTGCATGCATAagttcttattacaagcttcgcaTCAGTTGTtattgcgtattcagtcatacgttcttgtgtcagttcagtcagatatgcctgcattagaaatgcatgttcaatagaaaaagtttagtttatcagtgtattcagtcttGCGTTAATAAGGACAACTCAAACACAGAcccatgcatcaggtatgcatgtacggtataagaatttagaacatcagtagttccagtcttatagtcatgtttcagatcagtgtattctttattaaaagacatgtcatgtccgcgttattccatagCTTTAAGGCTTCAAcacgttcctacccatcattcgaggacgaatgatctcaaaggggagataatgtaacgccccgtaaaAGGCGTGCATAGATTAGTGCACGATTACcatgtttttgaattattgtgtttcttctgcattactttgatcatatgaattaggtgcatgattaccagacagataggagTGTTTCgagcctccatggttcgaaacaCTCGTCACGGCTAGGctctggttcgggtcgtgacaaaaataatagtgaaaagtcatttaaaggtcatatttgtgcagttttgaatacttaaaggtcatatttgtgcactgtaaaagtttaaggtcaaagttataatttggtgtcaagtttagggtcatatttatgtattatgcccttagattttaagctggacgcgcccaattttgcgtgttgaacacacGTTTTACCAcataggattggaggtcatatttgtgcagttttgaatagttaaaggtcatatttgtgcactatcaaagtttaaggtcaaagttataatttggtatcaagtttaggatcatatttatgtattacgCCAAGTGTTTTTTTattcagcttttgtatagttaaagggcctaccTGTGCACTGGCAAAGTTAAAGATCGTAGTTATAATGTGTCTTTTCTACTAGGTGGCAGCATCTGAGTGGATTACTAATCTACGTAGGAGCGATTGAGTTTCACTCATGTAAGTTACAgaattggagttttttttttttccagttttttcATAGTTAAAGGGCCTAGCTATGCACTGACAGAGTTAAACGTCATAGTTATAAATTGGTGTAAGTTAAAGAtcctgtttatgtattatgccttgtAACTAACAAAATCTTTTGACAATATGTTGCAGCTATGGCGCAAACTGTTATCATTTCATCGTATCTCTTGGTGTTACAAGTACTCCCAACTTCTTGACATCAAGTACTCCCTTTTTCAATTTATACAACTCACTTTTTTTAGTCTGTTCAAAAAAAAGAATTAACGACAATTTAACTTTCAAATGCccattttacccttaattaaataatttatagaCACACAAATATCACGATTTATTTGTCAACGCAACCACCCCACCACCCTTCCTCTGTTGCCTCAATTATTCAACCTTGTCAACTAGACTAAGTCTTCTTGTTAGGTGAAAAGTCATACTCATGTAAAGGAGAAAAAAGGACAGCTTTGATTCTTTCTACACCCTTAGACTTTGTGGAAAAGGGATAGTTGTACCAATTACAAGTAAAACCACTGCAAAAAAAAAGGAGACGGAAGAATCACTTTGCAGATTACTCTTAACATTCAACAGGTAAAATATAGTTGTTAAATATTTGATTTGAAGATAGAAAGATTTATCATCTCAAAATTCTTAAAATCATTTTTGTGGTTCCTTGTTTTGCTTTGTAGATTTCAGAAATGGAGATTGGCTTAGCAGTTGGTGGTGCATTTCTCTCTTCAGCTTTGAATGTTCTCTTTGATAGGCTTGCTCCTCATGGTGATCTGCTCAACATGTTTCAGAAGAATAAGAATGATGTTCAGTCCTAATGGGACTGAAAGACTCGATATTCGTTGTTGTGAGAATCTTGAAATACTTTCGGTGGCATGTGGGATCCAGATGACGACATTGATTATTTCGGAATGCAAAAAGCTGAAGCGGCTGCCAGAACGTATGCAGGAACTCCTTCCCTCTCTTAAGGAACTGCGACTGTGGAAATGTCCAGAAATAGAGTCCTTTCCTGATGGAGGATTGCCCTTCAATTTACAACTCCTTGAGATCAGCTATTGCGAGAAACTGGTGAACGGGCGAAAGGAGTGGCGTTTACAGAGACTCCTCTCTCTCAGAGAGTTGTACATCATCCACAATGGCAGTGACGAAGAGATTTTTGGTGGTGAGAATTGGGAGTTGCCTTGCTCTATTCAAAGGCTTTTCATAGGCAATCTGAAATCATTAAGCAGCCAACTTCTCAAAAGCCTCACCTCTCTTGAATATCTACGTACTGATAATTTACCTCAAATTCAGTCACTGCTGGAACAAGGGCTTCCCTCCTCTCTTTCTGAGCTACGTTTATCTCTTCATGATGAGCTCCATTCACTACCAACCGAATGTCTTGGGCACCTTACTTCGCTTCGACGTCTAGAGATCATCAATTGCCCTCAACTCCAATCTCTTGCAGAATCAGCGCTGCCCTCCTCCCTCTCTGAGTTGACCATCTGGAATTGCCCTAATCTCCAATCCCTTCCAGTAAAAAGGATTCCCTCTTCCCtctctaaactatctatttaCAGATGCCAATTGCTCAAACCACTCCTAGAATTTGACAAGGGGAGGTACTGGCCAGAAATTGCTCATATTCCTGAAATATATATGGATTTCGCATTAGGTGACAGCGAATGGCTGTGATGATTAATAAAAACGAAGCTCCCCCACATgtaagtttttctttttcctcagTCGCTTTTTAGTTTTGCTTATTACTTCCCGTTGCAtgtttcttaattattttctctTGTTAAGCTATTGGGTGAAGTTTTGTGTTTGGAAAACATATTTCACTTTTTtgcaaaaaaatcataaaatataaacttataaGCTTTAACCACTACAGACTTGACTAGAATGAAACAATTGGAACAATTATAGCTGGGAGGATTAGTGgagtttcttaaaaaaatattaaagttcgAGGTAtattctaagtttttaaagtaCCCAAAAACAATAATTTCtcccaaaaaatattattttttttctagtttttgagaATTTGAGTTTTTTGCCAATTTTTTTTCAGAAACTGCTTgttgattcatttattattgcAGGAGTTGATCAATGAATTTGCAGAACCACTAAGAAGTGCATAAATGCTCGAAAAAATGAAATCTCTATTTCACAATCAGGTAATATGTTTTGCCTATTCCTTATTATAAAGCTTGGAAAGCAAAGATTTTGAAGGAAAATTTTCATACACAGTTCTTTTTCATTCGGAGGGGCAAACTTTGTTCATTGTGCTTTAATGTCTAGATAACTTGACAGTTAATTTGTAGAATTCGCCTTTGCTTGCCTATTAGCTTGATTTGACATTTGATCCATTGGCATTGTAGGAGTTGTTGATCCATTGGCATTGTAGGAGTTGTTCAATCGCTGAgctgcatatatatatatcattgacGTAATCTCCAATCGCTTGCAGAACCATCAGACTGGCCTCTTCCATGTCTGAACTATGTATTTCCAACTGCCTGTTGCTCGAACCACATCTAGCATTTGAGAAAGGGGATTGCTTGTCATAAATTGCTTATATCTCCTCATCGAGATTGGTCGGGAGTACCTGCAATGATTAAAATGATTGGTTCTCTGTTAAATGTGAGTTATTTTGGTTCTTTTTCTTCAGTAGTTTTTCATTTTTCGTTTTTTCTCTTTGCTTGTGTACTAATTCTTTTACATAGTTAAATCTTGTTGAGCAGGGTTTAGCGTCTATTGCCACTGTGAAGCCGAGAGATCACCTCCAGattatcatgaaaaatgacaaataaaaagtACTATCTTGCATCTCCAGAAATTTTTAAACATTGTGAGAAAAAAGACCTTTTTATCATTCACAGTACATTGATATGTCAGCCCCAGATGTATAAGTCTTTTGAAATATGagtcattttttatttgaaaatgctAAAGATAAAATAGACGTACCATTGCGAATACGCCTGCCTAGTTCATGTAGCTTGACGTTTCATCAAATAATTCTTGTTTTTTCTCCTTCTCCAGTTACTTGAGAAAGGAGGATGTGATTTAGAGTTGTACATGTGGGTAGACTCTACAGGATCAACAACCATAGCGCACGAAGTATGGTAGAATTCCTCGTTATGGCTATTCAAGAATCATGTGATGCGGTGAAAGGTTTCCCATTGGGGTTCCCGACCCTCCAGATTTTCACTTGCCAATAGGGGGGTTTCCTTGCTATTAAGGTGTCAAGGCGGTCGAAGGTCACAAGTGGAAGCAACCGATGCTTTGATCATTCAATTGACTCCTCGCTGTCATGCTGGCAAAAGCAGGGGGTTCGGTTGGTTTTACCTCAGATCAATTCTTTGTTGCAATCGCTTTGATCCACCCAAATTCTGTGAAGTTTGAACACCAATTAGGAGTAGTCATTTTCTAGTACCAATTACATGATCCAGTGGTATTAACTATCAGAACTGATATTGTTAAAGCTGAAGCATTTCAACTAATTTACTCATTATGTTTATAGTATGTCTATACATGAACCATTGAAGATTTTTAGTTCATCTCAATATCAATTTATATACTGTTGTTGTTTCCTTTTTCCAGTGTGTTGAGCAAGGAAGAGGTGTTTCGGGGTAATGATTGTATAGCAATCTGCGTCAATAAAGATCTTCCCTCATCGCTCTTTGTTCTGGTAATCATTTTCCTATATCTGAACTATGCGTTTATGGCATCTGTTGCTTGAACCATGTTTACACTCTAGAAAGGTGAGGACTGGCATAAGATTTCTAGTCCATCTAAAAAGTATCGGTGGTGACTCGTCTAAAGATGAAGTTCATGCGACTGGGAACAACATTAGCTCGTTTCACTTTGTTCATCCATTATCATTGCAGGAGTTGTTCATTCAATTTGTGGAACACTTGGAAGAGCATGAATTTTCGGAAAAATGAAATCTCTATTTCACAGTTAGGTATGTTTGCCTATTCCTTGTAAGAAGACTGCATCGAGCTTGGAAattaaaagattttcaaacacaGTACTTTTTTCATTAAGTAGCTTTGTTCTTTGATCTTTGACGTTCAACAAGGCATCTGATAGGTAATACTGATGATTGATGAATGTTACCTTTTGTTAGATCTTTAGAATTGATAGCATAACCAAGAAAGAGTCATCTCTTATTAACTCTTCTAGTTTTAGCGGATGCATATAAGCTTTTCAAAATATGACAGTCTTTTACTTAACGCGTATATTGCAATCAAATGAAAGTATCCTGTTCAGAATGAATTCAAGGTTAGTAACAACAAAGGATTTACTCATGTTTCAGTTACCGAGATACTTATATTTGTGGTGGTAGTAGTTTAATTTACTTGCTAGAAAACTTCATCTCTTATTAATTCTTCTAGTTTTAGCGGATGCATATAACCAGTTCAAAATATGATGCAGTCTTACTTAACGCGTCTATTGCAGTGCGATGTCTAGATATCGTGACAGTTAATTTTGAGGATTTCTTCTTTGTTTGTCATTGTAGGAGTTGTTCAATCTTGTCTTCGTTGTCTTAAAGTCTGTCAATTCTTGGAATCACAAGGAAGAACTTGAATGGTCAGAAACTACGCAAATCAAAAATGTGGATGAAGAATTCCAAACACAGGTTCTTTTTCACCACACGTCTGTCTACTTTGCCTTCCTTGAGATGAAGCATGCCTTGCTGCACATGGAACATACAGCTCTAATGGAACCCAATATTACATGAGAATAAAAGTTGTTTGATGTAACACATAAAAGAACATGTTGTACATTATGGTATATAAATATATTGTTATGGGGCCATATATTTTGCTCGAATCTTTGAATACAAGTGTGTTTGCTTCTTATGATATATTATGTGTTCTTCTGGATCAAGCATCCTCATTTTACTCTTTCTGCAATTtcttgttagtttattttgctaACATGGAGAAAAGGTATTTTGAcatctatttgatttttcttttcttgatttgaaagAACAAGAAACGGTGGTTGTTGTCAGTTCAACTGGAACGGAGTTTACATGGACCTAAATAGACACCTTgaacatagaaaaaaaaaatgttatagGGTTTTCTAGGGTTTAGGCTTGTGGTTGTTTGTCGTTGTACTAGCCATATTATTGTAGTTCTTGCTTTTGATATCTACCGTCAtctgttgtttattgtgtttcgaTTATCACACTattttgttgttcatcttgtacCTCTCTTGTAGGCTTTGCACTGCTTCCCTTTTTAGTTGCTATGGTTTCTTTACtgtttccttcttctttgtacTTGAGCTGAAGatctttcaatatatatatatatatatatatatatatatatatctccaCAACCTCGTGGAAAGGTCTCTCCGTACACTATACCCTTACCAAACTCCACTTGCAAGATTTCACTTGGGTgctgctattgttgttgttgaacatagaaaaaataatattggagagaaaagaaaaaacaaaaagatttgaATTCT of the Capsicum annuum cultivar UCD-10X-F1 chromosome 11, UCD10Xv1.1, whole genome shotgun sequence genome contains:
- the LOC124885287 gene encoding putative disease resistance protein At3g14460, which gives rise to MFSLIGLLLMVICSTCFRRIRMMFSPNGTERLDIRCCENLEILSVACGIQMTTLIISECKKLKRLPERMQELLPSLKELRLWKCPEIESFPDGGLPFNLQLLEISYCEKLVNGRKEWRLQRLLSLRELYIIHNGSDEEIFGGENWELPCSIQRLFIGNLKSLSSQLLKSLTSLEYLRTDNLPQIQSLLEQGLPSSLSELRLSLHDELHSLPTECLGHLTSLRRLEIINCPQLQSLAESALPSSLSELTIWNCPNLQSLPVKRIPSSLSKLSIYRCQLLKPLLEFDKGRYWPEIAHIPEIYMDFALGDSEWL